Proteins encoded by one window of Akkermansia muciniphila ATCC BAA-835:
- a CDS encoding helicase-related protein, with protein sequence MELIDNINKTLKGDLTRELHDGSKVAIAASCFSIYAFEELKAQLKDIEELRFIFTSPTFVTEKANKQKREFYIPRLNREGNLYGSEFEIKLRNELSQKAIAKECAEWIRRKACFKSNYTGENMMGFATVDDKAYMPVTGFTTVELGCERGDNAYTVINKFEAPFSQQYLFLFDQLWNDSAKMQVVTDKILDNISNVYKENAPDFIYFVTLYNIFREFLDNLSEDDLPNEATGFKESQIWNKLYNFQKDACLAIINKLEKYNGCILADSVGLGKTFTALSVIKYYENRNKSVLVLCPKKLNDNWITYKSNYLNNPIARDRLRYDVFFHSDLSRRGGKTNGQDLDHINWGNYDLVVIDESHNFRNGGKVTTDGNDDNPRENRYLQLLNKVIRAGVKTKVLMLSATPVNNRFNDLKNQIQLAYEGECGRMDALLNTSSGIDDIFRQAQKEYNIWTKLPPKERTTKELLSRLSFDFFEVLDSVTIARSRKHIEQYYNTADIGKFPMRLAPLSRRPNLTDLDTAINYNGIYEIVSRLNLAIYTPSDFILPSRRKKYMDEDNDFHGRGRAGREKGIRRLMSINLLKRLESSVNSFRLTLERIRKLIASTIGQLDELNQGDSFSIEWEDISRNLDADDREADMFIGGKKTRIALQDLDHITWRGYLKKDLENLDLLLLMIGSITPEHDRKLQQLIADLRGKFACPINAGNRKVIIFTAFSDTAEYLYGCLAAPILEKYGLHTALVTGDVEARSTLRLPQREKLDFNKVLTLFSPISKEKSAIYPHIREEIDVLIATDCISEGQNLQDCDCLINYDIHWNPVRIIQRFGRIDRIGSRNEVIQLVNYWPDVTLDEYIDLKGRVEARMKVSVLTSTGDDNPISPEEKGDLEYRREQLKRLQSEVVDMEEMNTGVSIMDLGLNEFRLDLLACLKDAPGLEHMPFGLHAVVPASDGAPAGAVFVLKNRNNGVNIDHRNRLHPFYMVYISESREVVVNHLSPKEMLDRLRFLCKGKTAPDMELCREFNKATSDGKNMRRYSGLLGDAISSIIHVKEESDIDSFLSGVQGLLFTEEIRGLDDFELICFLVIK encoded by the coding sequence ATGGAGCTTATAGATAACATAAACAAGACCCTGAAAGGGGATTTGACCAGGGAGTTGCACGACGGCAGCAAAGTTGCCATTGCCGCTTCGTGCTTTTCCATTTACGCCTTTGAGGAGCTGAAAGCGCAGCTTAAAGACATTGAGGAGTTGCGCTTTATCTTTACCTCCCCGACTTTCGTCACCGAGAAAGCCAACAAGCAAAAACGGGAGTTCTATATTCCACGGTTGAACAGGGAGGGCAATCTCTATGGCTCTGAGTTTGAGATAAAATTGCGCAACGAGCTTTCGCAAAAAGCCATTGCCAAAGAGTGCGCCGAATGGATCAGGCGGAAAGCCTGCTTCAAGTCCAACTATACGGGAGAGAACATGATGGGCTTCGCCACCGTTGACGACAAGGCGTATATGCCCGTCACCGGATTTACCACGGTGGAATTGGGATGCGAGCGGGGCGACAACGCCTACACGGTGATAAACAAGTTCGAGGCTCCTTTCTCGCAGCAATACCTTTTCCTTTTCGATCAGCTTTGGAATGACAGCGCGAAGATGCAGGTAGTCACGGACAAGATACTCGACAACATCAGCAATGTCTATAAGGAGAACGCCCCCGACTTCATCTATTTCGTCACCTTGTACAATATCTTCCGTGAATTCCTTGACAACCTCTCCGAAGACGACCTGCCCAACGAGGCAACCGGATTCAAGGAAAGCCAGATATGGAACAAACTATATAATTTCCAGAAGGATGCCTGCCTTGCCATCATCAACAAGTTGGAAAAGTACAACGGCTGCATCCTTGCCGACAGCGTGGGATTGGGCAAGACGTTTACCGCCCTCTCGGTCATCAAGTATTACGAGAACCGCAACAAGTCAGTGCTTGTGCTTTGCCCGAAGAAACTTAACGACAACTGGATAACCTACAAGAGCAACTATCTGAACAACCCCATCGCCCGTGACCGCCTGCGCTATGACGTGTTCTTCCATTCTGACCTGTCACGCCGGGGTGGAAAGACCAACGGGCAGGACTTGGACCATATCAACTGGGGCAACTACGACCTTGTGGTCATAGACGAGAGCCATAATTTCCGAAACGGCGGCAAGGTGACAACGGATGGGAATGACGACAACCCGCGCGAGAACCGCTACCTGCAACTGCTGAACAAGGTTATCCGGGCGGGGGTCAAGACAAAAGTGCTGATGCTCTCGGCCACGCCCGTGAACAACCGTTTCAACGATTTGAAGAATCAGATACAGCTTGCCTACGAAGGTGAGTGCGGCAGGATGGATGCCCTGTTGAACACGTCTTCCGGCATTGACGACATTTTCCGTCAGGCTCAGAAGGAATACAACATATGGACGAAGCTCCCGCCGAAGGAGCGCACTACGAAAGAACTGCTCAGCCGGTTGAGCTTCGACTTCTTTGAAGTACTCGACAGCGTTACTATTGCCCGCAGCCGCAAGCATATAGAGCAGTATTACAATACGGCGGACATCGGCAAGTTCCCCATGCGGCTGGCTCCGCTGTCACGCCGTCCCAACCTGACTGACCTCGACACGGCTATCAACTATAACGGGATTTACGAAATTGTCAGCCGCCTCAACCTTGCCATTTATACCCCTTCCGATTTCATTCTGCCAAGCCGGAGGAAAAAATACATGGACGAGGATAACGACTTCCACGGTCGCGGCAGAGCCGGACGCGAGAAGGGAATACGCCGCCTGATGAGCATCAACCTGCTTAAACGTCTGGAAAGCTCGGTCAATTCTTTCCGCCTCACCCTTGAAAGAATCAGGAAGTTGATAGCGTCAACCATCGGACAGCTTGATGAGTTGAATCAGGGCGACAGCTTTTCCATTGAATGGGAGGATATTTCGCGGAATCTCGATGCCGATGATCGAGAGGCGGATATGTTCATCGGTGGCAAGAAGACAAGAATTGCCCTGCAGGATCTTGACCACATCACATGGCGCGGCTACCTCAAAAAGGATTTGGAGAACCTTGATCTTCTGCTGCTCATGATTGGCTCCATCACTCCGGAACACGACCGCAAGCTGCAACAGTTGATTGCCGACTTGCGCGGCAAGTTTGCCTGCCCCATCAATGCAGGCAACAGGAAGGTGATTATCTTCACGGCGTTCTCCGATACCGCCGAATACCTGTACGGTTGTCTGGCTGCTCCCATTCTGGAAAAGTATGGGCTGCATACGGCACTCGTCACCGGAGACGTGGAAGCACGCAGTACATTGCGCCTTCCACAACGCGAGAAGCTCGACTTCAATAAGGTGCTTACGCTCTTCTCTCCAATTTCAAAGGAGAAGTCTGCCATTTATCCGCACATCCGGGAGGAGATAGACGTGCTTATCGCTACCGACTGCATCAGCGAGGGACAGAACTTGCAGGATTGTGACTGTCTCATCAATTACGACATCCATTGGAATCCCGTGCGCATCATTCAGCGTTTCGGGCGTATCGACCGCATTGGCTCGCGCAACGAGGTGATTCAGCTTGTGAACTACTGGCCGGACGTGACCCTTGACGAATACATCGACCTGAAAGGACGGGTGGAAGCCCGCATGAAGGTGTCGGTGCTGACAAGTACGGGCGATGACAATCCCATATCGCCTGAAGAGAAAGGCGACCTTGAATACCGGCGCGAGCAACTGAAACGCCTGCAGAGCGAGGTGGTGGACATGGAGGAGATGAACACGGGCGTTTCCATCATGGATTTGGGGCTGAACGAGTTCCGTCTTGACCTGCTTGCCTGCCTGAAAGACGCTCCCGGCCTGGAGCATATGCCTTTCGGTCTTCATGCCGTGGTACCCGCAAGTGACGGTGCGCCTGCCGGAGCGGTGTTCGTATTGAAAAACCGTAACAACGGCGTGAATATTGACCACAGGAACCGCCTGCATCCTTTCTATATGGTCTATATCTCGGAGAGCAGGGAAGTGGTGGTCAATCATCTTTCACCCAAGGAGATGCTCGATCGCCTGCGCTTCCTGTGCAAAGGCAAGACCGCACCGGACATGGAGCTATGCCGGGAGTTCAACAAGGCCACTTCCGACGGGAAGAACATGCGGCGGTATTCCGGACTGTTGGGCGATGCTATCTCCTCCATCATCCATGTGAAGGAAGAGAGCGACATCGACAGTTTCCTGAGCGGCGTGCAAGGTTTGCTCTTCACGGAAGAGATACGCGGGCTGGACGACTTTGAATTAATCTGTTTTCTCGTCATCAAGTGA
- a CDS encoding SpoIIE family protein phosphatase, with the protein MPPSRNRHSAQRVFTWDKIKMALAAAEEGFYIWNIKTGVIHYTDRCLTMMGASRKEKAPNIFTQPELTIHEEDQAFFSQEVRRYLDGHSHVPMRIEIRMKKLNSKSWSWVRVNGLARRDKQRRPVMLVGVWVNITRRKTAELRAAEDRDLFHTLIEHIPDSIYFKNRESRFVLANTATANKLGVPTPADLTGRTDDYFFDQTMSDISRKEEMDIMVTGRPIRARLHHETWLHKDDSWSQISKFPWYGRNGELKGIVGISSDVTKLVKTEIKATETARILEERNRTLEKEIDLAREIQFALLPYEIPSRSHTEHGLTRHADFHHIFTPSEGVAGDWFDAFPVGSSGVGAIVCDVMGHGIRAALIASMLRGLMEQLSHLADNPAAFLTSLNHQLAKILQRANTTMFASAVYIYLDLETGVMTASTAGHPHPIIMGPDGVARKMPLPKGIALGLLDDATYHNAQFSLLAGSRILMYTDGLTEAANQDGEEMGVERLIDYFNNSSPHSTKDFVHQALTCVAKFTGCTNQADDICMLGISYSEHEAETDG; encoded by the coding sequence ATGCCGCCCTCACGCAACAGACATTCCGCCCAGAGAGTTTTTACCTGGGACAAAATCAAAATGGCCCTGGCGGCGGCGGAAGAAGGATTTTATATCTGGAATATTAAAACGGGCGTCATTCATTACACGGACCGCTGCCTGACCATGATGGGGGCCAGCCGCAAGGAGAAAGCCCCCAATATCTTCACCCAGCCGGAGCTTACCATACACGAGGAAGACCAGGCTTTTTTTTCCCAGGAAGTGCGCCGTTATCTGGACGGCCACTCCCATGTGCCCATGCGCATTGAAATCCGGATGAAGAAGCTGAACTCCAAAAGCTGGAGCTGGGTCCGCGTCAACGGACTCGCCCGCAGGGACAAGCAGCGCCGGCCCGTTATGCTGGTGGGCGTATGGGTCAATATTACCCGGCGGAAAACAGCGGAACTGCGTGCTGCGGAGGACAGGGACCTGTTTCATACCCTGATTGAACACATTCCCGACAGTATCTATTTCAAGAACCGGGAATCACGTTTCGTCCTGGCGAATACCGCCACAGCCAATAAGCTGGGCGTACCGACGCCGGCAGACCTGACCGGACGCACGGACGATTACTTTTTTGACCAAACGATGTCCGATATTTCCCGCAAGGAGGAAATGGACATCATGGTTACCGGACGCCCCATCCGCGCCCGCCTTCATCATGAGACATGGCTCCACAAGGATGATTCCTGGAGCCAGATCAGCAAGTTCCCGTGGTACGGACGCAACGGAGAGCTAAAGGGAATTGTAGGTATTTCCAGTGATGTCACCAAACTGGTGAAGACTGAAATCAAGGCCACGGAAACGGCCCGCATCCTGGAGGAACGCAACAGAACTCTGGAAAAGGAAATAGATTTGGCCAGGGAAATCCAGTTCGCCCTGCTTCCCTACGAAATTCCCTCCCGCTCCCATACGGAACACGGCCTGACCCGCCATGCGGATTTTCACCATATTTTCACTCCTTCGGAGGGGGTTGCAGGAGACTGGTTCGATGCTTTTCCCGTAGGCAGTTCCGGCGTCGGCGCCATTGTCTGCGACGTGATGGGCCACGGCATCCGCGCCGCCCTGATCGCCTCCATGCTCCGCGGCCTGATGGAACAGTTGTCCCACCTGGCGGATAACCCGGCGGCTTTCCTTACTTCCCTCAACCACCAGCTCGCCAAAATCCTGCAACGGGCGAACACCACCATGTTTGCCTCTGCCGTTTATATTTACCTGGATCTGGAAACCGGGGTCATGACGGCTTCTACAGCCGGGCATCCGCATCCCATCATTATGGGACCGGACGGAGTCGCCCGCAAAATGCCGCTGCCCAAAGGAATCGCCCTGGGGCTGCTGGATGACGCTACGTACCATAATGCCCAGTTTTCGCTCCTGGCGGGGTCCCGCATCCTGATGTACACGGACGGCCTGACGGAAGCAGCCAACCAGGACGGGGAAGAAATGGGCGTGGAAAGGCTGATTGACTATTTCAATAATTCCTCCCCCCACAGCACCAAGGATTTTGTCCATCAGGCCCTTACCTGCGTAGCCAAATTTACCGGCTGCACCAATCAGGCCGACGATATCTGCATGCTGGGCATCAGCTATTCCGAACACGAGGCAGAAACGGACGGCTAA
- a CDS encoding endonuclease/exonuclease/phosphatase family protein, whose product MIRKTSKRRGTSVIAALIALCAVVGYGLTEWAPLDNEPQAVPSRQREERQTVREKVEIPDKGEPVRLLTMNAGNYFVPEDPRRSNFQVKYKPVEAREAVAELVRQSGAEIVGLCEMGGEAAVRDLQMRLKRKGVHLPYKVLVMRDGEDRGLALLSKYRIADDRSVTDMPVSGEAKRKKTMLRGILDATVSMPDGRLFRLVGIHLKSRLSRDGSAEDTRRREAYALRDYLNEALASQDGMPLLLYGDFNDGPSDSAVQVIQGPAKTEYRLNRLKPRDSRGETWTIYYEDGDTYHSFDHLFLNNTLKKRLGRKPPMGILDSPPSLQASDHRGVWVELR is encoded by the coding sequence ATGATCAGGAAAACGTCAAAACGCAGGGGAACCTCCGTCATTGCGGCCCTGATTGCGTTGTGCGCGGTGGTGGGGTACGGTTTGACGGAGTGGGCGCCGCTGGATAATGAACCGCAGGCGGTTCCCTCCCGCCAGAGGGAAGAGCGGCAGACGGTTCGGGAGAAGGTGGAAATCCCCGACAAGGGGGAGCCCGTTCGTTTGCTGACCATGAACGCCGGAAACTACTTTGTGCCGGAAGACCCGAGGAGAAGCAATTTTCAGGTAAAATACAAGCCTGTGGAAGCCCGTGAAGCCGTGGCGGAGCTGGTTCGCCAATCGGGGGCGGAAATCGTGGGGCTGTGTGAAATGGGCGGGGAGGCTGCCGTTCGTGACTTGCAAATGCGGCTGAAAAGAAAAGGAGTTCATTTGCCGTACAAAGTTCTTGTCATGCGGGACGGGGAGGACCGTGGTTTGGCCCTTCTTTCCAAATACCGCATCGCGGATGACCGTTCCGTAACGGACATGCCTGTATCCGGAGAGGCGAAACGGAAAAAGACGATGCTGCGGGGCATTCTGGACGCCACGGTCAGCATGCCGGACGGACGGCTGTTCCGCCTGGTGGGCATTCATCTGAAATCACGCCTCAGCCGTGACGGTTCCGCAGAAGACACACGGAGAAGGGAAGCCTACGCCCTGCGGGACTACCTGAATGAAGCTCTTGCCTCTCAGGACGGCATGCCTCTGCTTCTGTACGGAGATTTTAATGACGGCCCGTCAGACAGCGCCGTGCAGGTCATCCAGGGGCCGGCCAAAACGGAATACCGCCTGAACCGTTTGAAGCCCAGGGATTCTCGTGGTGAGACCTGGACCATTTACTACGAAGACGGTGACACCTACCATTCCTTCGACCATCTTTTCCTGAACAATACTCTGAAAAAGCGCCTCGGCCGCAAGCCTCCCATGGGCATCCTTGACTCTCCCCCCTCGCTCCAGGCCAGCGACCACCGCGGCGTGTGGGTGGAATTAAGGTAG
- a CDS encoding DUF4391 domain-containing protein: MYGLPITTERKKQLPKKAVYAKFDLKPSQRDGFDADVSRMDIVAVLSPATLPAIAAGENIKDIYMLAVQLKRKDYDSKSIALLSRLIPQNILFALQFEADTQFAVYHADRLIRSAWMPTGEAKIAFSGLNLDAVWENIVKSIGGIEMEQGKTLTQQIQTNEQRAKTLAQIAALVRKMASEKQPRRKREYFEIIKKLKSNL, translated from the coding sequence ATGTACGGACTGCCCATCACTACGGAACGCAAGAAGCAATTGCCGAAAAAGGCCGTATATGCGAAGTTCGACCTGAAGCCCTCGCAGCGCGACGGCTTCGATGCCGATGTGAGCCGCATGGATATTGTGGCGGTCTTGTCTCCGGCAACATTGCCGGCCATTGCGGCGGGAGAAAACATCAAGGACATCTATATGCTTGCCGTGCAGCTGAAGCGGAAGGATTACGATAGCAAGAGCATCGCCCTGTTATCCCGGCTCATTCCGCAGAATATCCTGTTTGCCTTGCAGTTTGAGGCGGACACGCAATTCGCCGTTTATCATGCCGACAGGCTTATCCGTTCCGCATGGATGCCGACAGGGGAAGCGAAGATTGCGTTTTCGGGATTGAATCTGGATGCCGTTTGGGAGAATATCGTGAAGAGCATCGGCGGCATTGAGATGGAACAGGGCAAGACTCTTACACAGCAGATACAAACCAATGAACAACGAGCGAAAACCCTTGCTCAGATTGCTGCTTTGGTGCGGAAGATGGCAAGTGAGAAACAGCCTCGGCGCAAACGGGAGTATTTTGAAATAATCAAAAAACTAAAATCAAACCTATAA
- a CDS encoding MFS transporter: MKWLNDWLGFFKPLQVRNLQIFWSGQASALIGMWLQVTAMGILVYDISGGSATAVGVLAALNALPFFLGGMLLAGLGDRFDRRKLLIAVQCVQWLVAVALFLLTVLDMLQLWHLYAAGLVMGVNQTVGFPTQQAFVGDLIPRRQLQEAVGMYSLVFNTCRAIGPALAGYIIAEWGAGTAFGGNVAASLPLVGCLVALKGRVADTSAPRKQRGAGRKASGLKAVLATRSLLFIMISALIQNICGQSLYQIVPALMHGNPRNTGLILGAVGAGAMVSILFVLPFARKSDRVGAKLSSGTLWMGCALCVAGAIPVVEVQALCFFFAGLATSSLFVTSSSAVQLLSPPERKSAILGLFSIVTIGVQPLAAMGWGAVVDAWGVQMTIVVAGGLEALFSIWMLGVPFWRHFKFSPDDCPETT; the protein is encoded by the coding sequence GTGAAATGGCTGAATGACTGGCTGGGCTTTTTCAAGCCCCTTCAGGTGCGGAACCTGCAAATATTCTGGTCAGGGCAGGCTTCGGCCCTGATTGGAATGTGGTTGCAGGTGACGGCCATGGGTATTCTTGTGTACGATATTTCCGGAGGCTCCGCCACGGCAGTGGGGGTGTTGGCTGCCTTGAACGCTCTTCCTTTCTTTCTGGGCGGCATGCTGCTTGCCGGGCTGGGGGACCGTTTTGACCGGAGGAAACTCCTCATAGCCGTGCAGTGCGTCCAGTGGCTGGTGGCTGTAGCCCTGTTTCTGCTGACTGTGCTGGATATGCTCCAGCTGTGGCACTTATACGCCGCCGGGCTGGTGATGGGCGTCAATCAGACGGTGGGTTTTCCCACACAGCAGGCTTTTGTGGGAGACCTGATACCGCGCCGGCAATTACAGGAGGCCGTGGGCATGTATTCTCTGGTATTTAATACGTGCCGGGCTATAGGGCCGGCGCTTGCCGGCTACATTATTGCGGAATGGGGCGCCGGAACCGCCTTTGGCGGCAATGTGGCGGCAAGCCTTCCGCTGGTTGGCTGCCTGGTTGCCTTAAAGGGACGCGTTGCGGATACCTCCGCTCCCAGAAAACAGCGCGGCGCAGGAAGGAAAGCATCCGGCCTCAAGGCGGTGCTTGCCACGCGCAGCCTGCTTTTCATCATGATCAGCGCTCTGATTCAGAATATCTGCGGGCAATCTCTCTATCAGATTGTTCCGGCATTGATGCACGGAAATCCCAGGAATACCGGCCTCATTCTGGGTGCGGTCGGAGCCGGAGCCATGGTGAGCATCCTCTTTGTCCTGCCGTTTGCACGCAAAAGCGACAGGGTGGGAGCCAAGCTTTCCTCAGGCACCCTGTGGATGGGATGCGCACTGTGCGTGGCAGGCGCCATCCCGGTGGTGGAAGTGCAGGCCCTCTGTTTCTTTTTTGCCGGTTTGGCCACTTCTTCCCTCTTTGTTACTTCTTCATCCGCCGTGCAGCTTCTGTCGCCCCCGGAACGCAAGTCGGCCATTCTGGGGCTGTTCAGCATTGTCACCATCGGTGTGCAGCCGCTGGCGGCCATGGGGTGGGGAGCTGTGGTGGATGCCTGGGGTGTCCAGATGACGATTGTCGTGGCGGGGGGGCTGGAAGCCTTGTTTTCCATTTGGATGCTGGGCGTTCCATTTTGGCGTCATTTCAAATTTTCTCCGGATGATTGTCCGGAGACGACATAG
- a CDS encoding RNA polymerase sigma factor codes for MNVPPLQPHNESQPDEQTLSQYAEHTRKSLIARLENWEDQRTWDEFYRTYWRLIYSVALKAGLREDEAWDVVQETILSIAKQSRKNIYKPEQGSFKLWLWNMTRWRINDQFRKRKKDTAMLMNPDATDTLEHPIDKIPDEGKNNFDQVWEREWQNNLLQAALERVKAKVSPKQFQIFDYYVLREWDAAKVRRQLGVTIAQVYLAKHRVGSALKKELQFLQSQEKEKEK; via the coding sequence ATGAATGTGCCCCCATTGCAACCCCATAACGAGTCCCAGCCTGACGAGCAGACACTTTCCCAATACGCGGAACATACCAGGAAAAGCCTGATCGCGCGTTTGGAAAACTGGGAAGACCAGCGTACCTGGGATGAATTTTACCGGACATATTGGCGGCTTATTTATTCCGTCGCCCTCAAGGCCGGATTAAGGGAAGACGAGGCCTGGGACGTGGTACAGGAAACCATTCTTTCCATCGCCAAGCAGAGCAGGAAAAATATTTACAAACCGGAACAGGGTTCCTTCAAACTCTGGCTATGGAACATGACCCGCTGGCGCATCAATGACCAGTTCCGCAAGCGGAAAAAGGACACGGCCATGCTGATGAACCCTGATGCCACGGATACCCTGGAACACCCCATCGACAAAATCCCGGATGAAGGGAAGAATAATTTTGACCAGGTATGGGAACGGGAATGGCAGAATAACCTTCTTCAGGCGGCTCTGGAACGCGTCAAAGCAAAAGTGTCGCCCAAGCAGTTCCAGATTTTTGACTATTATGTCCTGCGGGAGTGGGACGCGGCCAAGGTCCGCCGGCAGCTCGGCGTCACGATTGCCCAGGTCTATCTGGCAAAGCACCGCGTAGGAAGCGCTTTGAAGAAAGAACTGCAATTTCTTCAATCCCAGGAAAAGGAAAAAGAAAAATAG